The Budorcas taxicolor isolate Tak-1 chromosome 20, Takin1.1, whole genome shotgun sequence genome window below encodes:
- the FST gene encoding follistatin, which yields MARPRHQPGGLCLLLLLLCQFMEDRSAQAGNCWLRQAKNGRCQVLYKTELSKEECCSTGRLSTSWTEEDVNDNTLFKWMIFNGGAPNCIPCKETCENVDCGPGKKCRMNKKNKPRCVCAPDCSNITWKGPVCGLDGKTYRNECALLKARCKEQPELQVQYQGKCKKTCRDVFCPGSSTCVVDQTNNAYCVTCNRICPEPTSSEQYLCGNDGVTYPSACHLRKATCLLGRSIGLAYEGKCIKAKSCEDIQCTGGKKCLWDFKVGRGRCSLCGELCPESKSEEPVCASDNATYASECAMKEAACSSGVLLEVKHSGSCNSISEDTEDEEEDEDQDYSFPISSILEW from the exons ATGGCCCGTCCTAGGCACCAGCCCGGCGGGCtttgcctcctgctgctgcttctctgccAGTTCATGGAGGACCGCAGCGCCCAGG CTGGAAATTGCTGGCTCCGCCAAGCAAAGAACGGCCGCTGTCAGGTCCTGTacaagacagaactgagcaagGAGGAGTGCTGCAGCACTGGCCGCCTGAGCACCTCGTGGACCGAGGAGGACGTAAATGACAACACGCTCTTCAAGTGGATGATTTTCAATGGGGGCGCCCCCAACTGCATCCCGTGTAAAG AAACGTGTGAGAACGTGGACTGTGGCCCCGGGAAAAAATGCCGAATGAACAAGAAGAACAAACCCCGCTGCGTCTGTGCCCCAGATTGTTCTAACATCACCTGGAAAGGCCCGGTGTGTGGGCTGGACGGAAAAACCTACCGCAACGAATGTGCACTCCTGAAGGCCAGATGTAAAGAGCAGCCAGAGCTGCAAGTCCAGTACCAGGGCAAATGTAAAA AGACCTGTCGGGATGTTTTCTGTCCAGGCAGCTCTACATGCGTGGTGGACCAGACTAATAATGCCTACTGTGTGACTTGTAACAGAATTTGCCCAGAGCCCACCTCTTCTGAACAGTATCTCTGTGGGAATGATGGAGTGACCTACCCCAGTGCCTGTCACCTGAGAAAAGCTACCTGCCTACTGGGCAGATCTATTGGATTGGCCTATGAGGGAAAGTGTATCA AAGCAAAGTCCTGTGAAGATATCCAGTGCACTGGTGGAAAAAAGTGTTTATGGGACTTCAAGGTTGGCAGAGGCCGGTGTTCCCTCTGTGGTGAGCTGTGCCCTGAGAGTAAGTCTGAGGAGCCTGTCTGTGCCAGTGACAATGCCACTTATGCCAGCGAGTGTGCCATGAAGGAAGCGGCCTGCTCCTCAGGCGTGCTGCTGGAAGTGAAGCACTCCGGATCTTGCAACT CCATTTCGGAAGACACCGAGGACGAGGAGGAAGATGAAGACCAGGACTACAGCTTTCCTATATCTTCCATTCTAGAGTGGTAA